Within Streptomyces roseirectus, the genomic segment GACCCACCACGTCCAGCTCCCGGCGGCGTTCCTCACGCACGTCCGCGGCCTGGGCCACCGCATGCCCCCGCTGATCACCGCGCGGTTCGCCACGCTGCACGACGCGGTGATGCCGGTGATCGGGTGGGCGTCGGCGGTGCCGTGGCGGGTGCCGGACGCGGTGATCGAGCCCACGCCGCGCGGCGGGCCGACCAGGGCCCGGTCCGCCCCCGATCCGCTCGCACGGGACCGGCCCCACGGCTCCTGGGCCAAGCCCCGCAAGCCCAGGCGTACATGAGCGCCGGATAGCATCAAGCGACCGCCCGCTGAACAGTGGGCGGCGGGCCAGTGGCTAGTGGTGAGGGGCGGAGCGGGTGGCGGTCGGTGGGGTGGAGTGGCTGCGGGTGCCCGTCGGGGAGGACGCGGCGCGGTGGGTGACTCGGGACGGGTGCCGGCGGGTGCTGTTCGTCGTCCACAACGTCACGTCCGCGACCCGGCTGCTGGACGTGCTGCCGCTGTTCCACAGCGATCCCCGGGTGCAGTTGTTCGCCACGTGCACGGGGTCGTCGCCGTTCCTCGCCGGGGTGCCCGAGTTGCTGGCGGGGGTGGGGGTGCCTGTGGTGCCTTGGGAGCAGGCGAAGGGGACGGGGTTCGATCTCGCGGTGTCGGCCAGTTATGGGGGTGAACTAGGGCTGATACGGGCGAAGTTGGCGGTGTTGTCACATGGCGTCGGGTACAACAAGCGGCTGGCCGCGCCGAAACCGCACGTCACGGAGACAAAGCAAGTACCCGACAAGGCACCGGTGTTCGGGCTCTCACCCGACTGGTTGCTCCGCGAGAACGGCGCTCCCCTCGCCACGGCGACCGTCCTCTCGCACCCCGAACAGCTCACCAGACTCCGCGAGTCGGTGCCGGAAGCGGCGGGCACGGCGGCCCTCGCCGGTGACCCCTGCTTCGACAGGATCCTCGCCGGTCTTCCCGAACGCGCCCGGTACAGAAGGGCGTTGGGAGTGGGCGAGGGGCAGAGACTGGTTGTCGTCAGCTCGACGTGGGCGCCCCGTTCGCTGTTCGGCGGTGACGCGACCGCGCACGACGACCTCCTCCCCTGGCTGCTGGACCGCCTGGCGACGGACCTCCCGGCGGACGAGTACCGCAAGACGGCGGTCCTGCACCCCAACATCTGGCACGGGCACGGCCCCGGCCAGGTGAGGGCGTGGCTGGACAACGCCCGGAGGGCGGGCCTGGACCTGGTGGACCCCTTGGAGGGCTGGCGCCAGGCCCTGATCGCGGCGGACTGCGTCCTGGGCGACCACTCCAGCGTGACGTACTACGCGGCGTCCATCGGCGTCCCGGTCCTCCTGGGCGCGTTCCCGCAGGGGGACTTGGCCCAGGACTCCCCGGTGGCGGCGCTGGGCCGCACGGCCCCGCACCTGTCCCGGCGAGGCAGTCTGAGGGACCAGATCGACCGGACGATCGCCGAACACGACCCGGCACGCTACAAGGACCTCGCGGAGCAGACGAGTTCGGCACCCGGCGAGTCGGCCTCCCTCCTGCGCCGCCTGTTCTACGGCCTGTTGGACCTCCCCGAACCCGACACCCACCCCGCCCTCCTGGACCCCCTCCCCCTCCCCCCGTACACCCCGGCCCAACTCACCGCCCCGGTGCGCGTGTTCACCCGCCGCGGGGACACTCCCGCCCCGGAGATCGAGGTCACCAGGCACGCCGTCACCGGCGACACCCCCGACCCCTCGGACGACGAGCACGACGCCCACACGTCCGTCGACGAGGAGACCCGCGAGACGGGCCGGCTGGCCCTCGCGGACGTCGTCGTGCGCCGGGCCCGCGAGGACGACCCGCGCCTGGGCCCGCCGCCCGCGTGGACGGCGGAGACGCTGGCGAGGTACCCGTACTGCGGCATGGCGGTGTACGTCGACGGCCCGGACCGGTGTGTCGCGGGCACCCGGGACGGCCACGTCGTCCGCCTGACGGCGACACCGGCCCCGGACGGCCGCGCGGACCTGTGCGACCCGGCGGCGTACGCGTCGGCGCTCTACGCGCACCTGCTCGAACACCCGCACCCACCCGCCGAGTTGACGGTATGGACAGGCACCCGGGCGCACCGCGTCAACGTCGCGCCCTACTCCCCCAGTTCACCCAGCCGCTCCTGAACCCGCCCCGCCCCGGCCAGATCCCCGAGCCTGAGATACCACTCCTCGGCAACCCGCAGATCGGCGGCCTCCTCCCCCCGCCGCCCACCCCGGCGATACACCCCCGCCCGCACCTCGACCGCATCGGCGAGCTGAACCCCGGCCCCCTCGGCGGTCATGACGGCGACGGCGTTGTCGAGACAGACGAGCGCCTGTTCCAGGTCCCCGGCGTTGAGGTGCAGCTCACCGAGGCACATGTAGACGCGCCCCTCGTTGTACCGGTCCCCGAGTGGACCGAGTGAACGGAACCCCACGAGCGCCCCGTTGAGCCGCCCGAGCGCGGCGTCGAACTCCCCGGCCCCGCTCTCGGCGCGCCCGGTGTGCAGATCGAGCAGCGCGACGGCCCGCGCCTTGTCCGCCCACCCGTCGTCCCCGTCGGCGACCCGCTCCCAGATCCCCCGCGCCTCCTGGAACCGCCGCCCGGCCTCCCGCCAGTTCCACAGCCGCAGTTGGAGCAGCCCGGCCGTCTCGACGGCACTGGCCTCGCCCCGCAGGTGCCCGCAGGCGCGGTCGGCGGCGACGGCTTCGGCGAGCGCGTCCGAGGCGTCGTCCGCGCGCCCGACTCCCATGTAGGCGAAGGCGAGTTGGACCAGGACGCGGCCCACCGCGCGCGGGTCCCCGAACTCGGCGGCCTGCCTGCGGGCGGCCTCGGCACCGAGGAGGTGGGTGTCGATCCACTGCGCGTGGAACCCGAGCCGCAGATGCAGGCTCCACATGGCCTCGCACAACTGCCAGACGAGGTCGTCGAATCCGTGGTGGGCGGCGGCGCGGATCACGGCGGCGGTGTTCTCCCGCTCGCGGCTCAGCTCTTCCAACGCCCGCTTGGCGTCGCCGGGTTGAGGCTGCTCGCGCAGGTTCCGGTAGGCGGGACCCACCCGCCAGCGCAGCGGCATGACCTGGTGGTCGGCGCGGGCGGTGGACTTGAGCGTGGCGACGGCGACGCGGCGCACGGCGGCGGCGACGCGCCCGTGACCGTCCTCGGTGAGGGCCAGCTCGCGGGCGTGGGCGCGGGCGGCGTCGTGGAAGCGGTAGCGCTCCTCGGCGACCTCCTCCAACAGGTGGACGCGGGCGAGGAGTTCGAGCAGGGAGCGGGCCGCGCTCTCATCGACGCCGGCGGCCTGCGCGGCGAGCGGGACGGTGAGGGCGGGCCAGGACCAGGAGCCGAGCGCGCGGTAGAACGCGGCGGCGTCCGGGGCGAGTTCGGCGTAGGAGACGTCGTGGGCGAGGCGTACGGGGTCGTCGGTCACCGGGCTTCCTCCCGCGTCCTGTCGTAGCTCCCGGGCCACCCGCTCCCAGCTGAGGTGTTCGCGTTCGGCGAGTCCGGCGCCGGTCGTGCACACGGCGAGCGGGTACCCGCCGGTGCCCTCGGCCACCGCCCGGACGGCCGCCTCCGGGGCGGCTCTTCCCACCGTACGCGTGAGCAGGAGCATGGCGTCCTCGGTGGACAGCGGGGTGAGCGTGCGCGGGCGGGCGCCGTGGTGGGCGGTCAGGCGGGTGAGCCGGTGGCGGCTCGTGACGAGGGTCAACGAGGTGGGCGAGGCCGGGATCAGGGGCATGACCTGGGCGTCGTCGTGCGCGTTGTCGAGGACGACGAGGAGGCCGCGGTCGGCGGTGAGCGTGCGGTAGAGGTCGCGTTGGCGGGCCTCGTCGCCGGGGATCCGGTCGGGCGCGACGCCGAGGGCTTCGAGGAAGCGGGCGAGGACGTCGGAGGGGGTGAGGGCGGTGGCGGCGGAGTCTCCGGCGAGGTCGACGAACAGGTCGCCGTCGGGGAAGCGTTCACGCAGCCGGCTGCCGCCCCGGACGGCCACGGCGGTCTTGCCGATGCCGCCGGGTCCGGTGAGCACGCCGACGAACGGGCCGTCGCCCTCGTCGGGCAGCGCCTCGATCCACTCGACGACGTCCTCGCGGTCGGTGAAGACGGAGGTCGACGGCGGCAGCATGCGGGGGCGGGCGGGGGCCGTCGGGGCGGTGCGGCGGGCCAGCCAGGACGCCTCACGCAGCCACTCGGCCACTTCGTCGGCCAACTCCTGGGAGTTGCCGGAGAGTTCGAGCAAGTCGCGGGCGGCGTCGGCGCGTTCGGACTCGGTGACCGGCAGCGTGGCGCCGGCTTCGGGGCGGGCGCGGCCCAGCAGGCTGTAGAGCCGTTCGGAGATCCGGCGCCCCGCCTCGCCGCCCGCGCCGGACAGGGCGCCCGAGGCGACCGTGCTGACAGCCGAGAACGCCAACCCCATCAACGGTTCCACGCAGCACTCCCCAACTCGCCGGTGCGGAAATCGTATCCACAAGATCCCAAGGGGCGGCAGGGAGGCGGAAGATGGCGTTTTTCTTACCGAGTGCCATGATTTACACACACTCCGCTACCGTTCGTTCTGTGACTGGCTTGCAAGCCGCGCTCCGGGGACTGCTGGGAAGCGGTGTCGTCGAAGCGCTGAATCTCTCCGCGTCCATGCGACCGGCCGGCCCGCGCCGAACTCGCCCCGCCCACCACCCTCGTTGGATCCCCGTCCTCCTCACCACCCTCGCGCTCGTCCTCACGTGTCTGACCACGGCGGCGGCGCAGGGGGTGATCCCCACGCCGTGGACGAAGCCGGCGCCGGCCGGAGGGACGGTCCCGGAGGTCCGGTGGACGCGGGTCGGTGAGGTGCGGACTCGGGTCGGCGAGGTGATCCTCGCGTTCTCGCCGGCGGACAGGAACCGCCTGCTGGCGGCGGGGACCGGCGTGGAGGAGTGGGACGTGCGGGACGCGGCACGCCCGAGGCGGGCGCACGTCTGGCGGACGCCGCACCCCGTGACGGTGCTGGGCGTCGACCCGGACCGGCGGACGGTGGTGGCCGCCTCGGGCAGGCAACTCCTGTCCTGGGAGGGCGGGTCGGGGATGCTGTCGCGGCTGGAGTCCACCCCCGAGGCCCGCGAGGTGAAGGCGGTCAGGAAACGCGCGAGGAGCCTCGACATCGTGGTGCGGCGCTCGGACAGCCTGACCGTGCTCCAGGAGGCCGGCACGACGGACGACTCGGGTCGGTACGGTTTCATGACGACGGCCGGTTTCCCCCAGGCGACCCACGCCGCCCAGTTCTCCCCGGACGGCGACTCCCTGGCTCTCGCGGACGACTTGGGCAACGTCCAGCTCTGGGACCTGTCCCGGAACTACGAACCCACGCCCAGGGGACGCCCGTTGAACACCGGCGCCCGCCTCCCTCGCGCCCTCGCGTTCAGCCCGGACGCCGCCCTGCTCGCGGTGATCGGCCGCGACGGAGCCGTCCGCCTGTGGGACATCAGGCACCCGAGCCGCCCGCACCCACTGGGCCACCCCGTCGGCCGACCGGCCACGTCGCTCGCGTTCAGCCCGGACTCCCGGCTGGTCGCGACGGCGGACACGGACGGCAACGTCACCCTGTGGCAGCGGAGTTGACGCACACTCACTCGCACGGCGGCGCGTACGGAAGATCCGCCGAGACGTGCTCACGCCACGCCTCCTTCGTCATCGCCGTACGGCTCGCCGCGCACACCAGCGCCCGCGCGCGGCCCATGTCGGTCTGCCAGAGGCGGACGGTGCCGTCGCCCCCGGTGCTGACGAGGGCGCTGTTCGGCAGGAAGCGCAGGCCGGAGACGGTGCCGACGTGGCCGGTGACAGGGTCGCCGTACAGACCGGTGTGCGCGGGGTCGGTGGTGTTCCAGAGGCGGATCTCGCCGCCCGCGTCGCCGCTGGCGAGGAGGGTGCCGTCGGGCGAGAAGTCGACGGAGTGAAGCATCGCCCCGGCGGTGAGGGCGCCGCCGGCCTCGCGCGGGGCGCCGGAGCCGGAGACGTCCCAGAGGTGAATACGGCTGTCACCGCCCGCGGTTGAGAGGAGGCGGCCGTCGCGGCTGAGGGCGACGGCGAAGACGACCTGCGGGGCGATGGCGTACCCGGTCATCACCGGCACCGTGCCCCGCCCGGTCCGCCAGGCGCGCAGCAGGCCGATCATGTCGCCCGAGTACACCTTGCCGCCCGTGGGCCCGGCCGCCAACGCCCGTACGGGCAGGGTGAGTCCGCCGAGGTCGCCGCCAAGTGCCGTGGGCCGGGCCGGATTAGCGGTGTTCCAGGCGCGCAGTCCGCCGGCGTACCGGTTGCGGATCTCCAGGTAGGCGACGGCGAGCGTGTCGCCGTCGGCGCTGAAGGCGACGGCCGACACCGGGTGCCCGGGGCCGGCCAGCGGGGGCGCGAGGGCGACCGGCCGGGCGGGCGAGGAGACGTCCCACAGCCGGACCTCGCCGGTGAACTCCCCGGTGGCCAGCACGGGTTGACGTCCGGGGCGGAACGCGAGCGTGTTCACCGCCCCGGCGAGCGGCGGGAGTTCACCGAGCCTGACGAACCGGTCCGGCACGGAGACGTCCCACAGCGTGACACGGTTGCCGGTGGCGACGGCGATGCGCCGCCCGTCGGGGCTCGCGGCGAGCGCCAGCACCTCGTCGCCGATCAGCAGCGCCGGGGGCAGCCGCCACACGCGGACGAGTCCGTCGGCGCCGCCACTGACGACCGTACGGCTGTCGGGGCCGAACGCGAGGGCGCTGACGAGACCCGAATGGCCGCGCAGCGCAGGGGAGATGAGGCGGGCGCGGGCCGGGGCGCGGACGTTCCAGAGGTGGACGCCGCCGGAGGTGTCGCCGGTCGCGAGGAGCTGCCCGTCGGGGCTGAAGGCGACGGTGTTGACGGCCGCGCGGAGCATGAGCTGGTTGACCTGGGGGAGGCGGGCCGGGCGCGTGAGGTCCCACAGCAGGACCCGGTAGTCGCTGGAGGCGGTCGCGAGGGTCCGGCCGTCGGGGCTGACCGCGACCTGGTTGACGACGAGGCCGTGGCCGCGCGCCGGGTCGGGCAGCGGCTTCGGGCGGGCCGGGTCGGTGACGTCCCACAGCTTCAACAGGGCCGCCCCGGTGGCTCCTTGGGCGGTTCCGCCGCCCACGACGAGGACCTTGCCGTCGGGGGTGAGGGCGACGGAGTTGACGCCCTGGCCGCGCACGCTCAGCGGGGTGCTGAGCCGGCGCGGGCGGCGCGGGTCGGCGAGGCTCCACAGCTGGACGTCACCCATGAGCTGGGCCGGCGTGCCGGGTTTGCCGAAGCCGCTGGTGGTGAGGCCGACGGCGAGGGTGCGGCCGTCGGCGCTGAGCGCGAGGCTCCCGACCGTCCCGGCGGAGACCCGCACGGGCGCGGACAGCGGCTGCGGGCGGGCCGGGTCGGACGCGTCGAGGACGCGCAGCAGACCGTCCGAACTCCCCCAGATCACCAGCTTGTTGCGCGCGTCGTGGACGACGGGCTGGATGCCGCCGGTCTTGGTGCCGGCGCGCGTCGGCGGGCCGGCCGGGGTGGGGGCGGCGGTGCGGGGGACGTGCCAGGCGCGCAGCCGGCCGAGGGTGTCGGCGGGGGTGGAAGCGGCGGTCAGGAGCCTGCCGCCGGGGCCGAACGCGACGCTGTGGACGAGGCCGAACCGGTCGGGCAGGGTCTGCGGCAGCACCGCGCCCGACGCGGTCAGCAGCCGGGTGCGCAGGGCGTCCGTGGGCCTCATCCCATAGGCGGTCAGGTCGAGTTGGGCGGCGAGCGCGCTGTCCGTGGCGCGCAGCCGGTCGGCCTCGGCGGTGACCCGGTTGAAGATCGCCTCGTCCCGCTGCTCGACGGCCTCCCGGCCCCGGTCGAGCGCGTACACGGCGAGCGCGGACGCGGTCAGGGCGAGCACGGAGACGACGGCGACGGCGCCCCGGCGCAGCCCGCGGCCCCGGCGCTGGTGGGTTCCGGAGGCGCGCAGGAAGTCGGCGGCGAGCGGGGTGACGTCGGCGGGGTCGGCAACTGCCGTCCAGGAGCGGGCCAGTTCGAGGCGGGCGCCGCGCAACAGGGCGTCCTTGTCGCGGCGTCCGCTGTCGGACCAGCGCGCGGCGGCCTCCCACACCTCCTGGCGGACCAGGGTGCCCTCTTTGCGGGGCGCGATCCACTCGTCGAGCGTCTTCCAGCTGCGCAGCAGCGCCTCGTGGGTGATCTCGACGGTCTCCTCGCCGCGCCGGGTGCCGTCCTGGGTGAGCAGCCTCGCCCTCGTGAACTCCTCGACGACGAAGGGGACTTCGGCCGGGTCGCGGGGTTCGAGGAGGAGTTCGCGGCGGGTGCGGCGGCGGATCGTCGTCTCTCCGCGTTCATCGACGCGGACCAGTCCGGTGAACAGGGTGCGGGCCACCTGTTTCTGAGGGTCCGTCAGCCGCTCGTACACGGACTGGGCCGCGTTGTGGACGGCCATGTCGATGCCG encodes:
- a CDS encoding NB-ARC domain-containing protein, which translates into the protein MEPLMGLAFSAVSTVASGALSGAGGEAGRRISERLYSLLGRARPEAGATLPVTESERADAARDLLELSGNSQELADEVAEWLREASWLARRTAPTAPARPRMLPPSTSVFTDREDVVEWIEALPDEGDGPFVGVLTGPGGIGKTAVAVRGGSRLRERFPDGDLFVDLAGDSAATALTPSDVLARFLEALGVAPDRIPGDEARQRDLYRTLTADRGLLVVLDNAHDDAQVMPLIPASPTSLTLVTSRHRLTRLTAHHGARPRTLTPLSTEDAMLLLTRTVGRAAPEAAVRAVAEGTGGYPLAVCTTGAGLAEREHLSWERVARELRQDAGGSPVTDDPVRLAHDVSYAELAPDAAAFYRALGSWSWPALTVPLAAQAAGVDESAARSLLELLARVHLLEEVAEERYRFHDAARAHARELALTEDGHGRVAAAVRRVAVATLKSTARADHQVMPLRWRVGPAYRNLREQPQPGDAKRALEELSRERENTAAVIRAAAHHGFDDLVWQLCEAMWSLHLRLGFHAQWIDTHLLGAEAARRQAAEFGDPRAVGRVLVQLAFAYMGVGRADDASDALAEAVAADRACGHLRGEASAVETAGLLQLRLWNWREAGRRFQEARGIWERVADGDDGWADKARAVALLDLHTGRAESGAGEFDAALGRLNGALVGFRSLGPLGDRYNEGRVYMCLGELHLNAGDLEQALVCLDNAVAVMTAEGAGVQLADAVEVRAGVYRRGGRRGEEAADLRVAEEWYLRLGDLAGAGRVQERLGELGE
- a CDS encoding WD40 repeat domain-containing protein → MTGLQAALRGLLGSGVVEALNLSASMRPAGPRRTRPAHHPRWIPVLLTTLALVLTCLTTAAAQGVIPTPWTKPAPAGGTVPEVRWTRVGEVRTRVGEVILAFSPADRNRLLAAGTGVEEWDVRDAARPRRAHVWRTPHPVTVLGVDPDRRTVVAASGRQLLSWEGGSGMLSRLESTPEAREVKAVRKRARSLDIVVRRSDSLTVLQEAGTTDDSGRYGFMTTAGFPQATHAAQFSPDGDSLALADDLGNVQLWDLSRNYEPTPRGRPLNTGARLPRALAFSPDAALLAVIGRDGAVRLWDIRHPSRPHPLGHPVGRPATSLAFSPDSRLVATADTDGNVTLWQRS